Part of the Streptomyces sp. NBC_00457 genome, TCGCGGCCTGGGTCGCCTCCTCGGCGAACGGCTTGTACACGGTCATGTACTGGTCGCCCGCGACGATCCGCTGCACCGCGTCCAGATTCGCGTCCTGCCCGGTCACCGGCGGAATCCTGCTCGCGCCCGCCGCCTTCAGCGCCGTGATGACGGGGCCCGCGAGGCCGTCGCTCGCCGCGTACACGGCGGCGATGTCGTCCACCCCGACGGCCTCGATCGCCTTCCCCATGTTCGCTTCGGCGACGTCGGGCGACCACTTGTCCGTGTCGTACTGCTCGACGATGTCGACCTTGCCTTCGAGTTCATCGAGCGCGCCCTTCTTGAACAGTGCCGTGTTCGGGTCGTCGGGGTCGCCGTTCATCATGACGACCTTGGAGGACTCGGCCCGCGAGCCGAGTTCGCCCATGATGGCGCGGCCCTGCACCTCGCCGACCAGCTCGTTGTCGTGGGAGACATACGCGTCGATGGGCCCCTGCGCGAGCCGGTCGTAGGCGATGACCGGAATGTTCGCGTCCTTGGCCTTCTGTACGTCCGAGGCGATGGCCTTGGCATCCAGCGCGTCGACGAGGATGACATCCACCTTGTCGGCGATCATCTTCTGGAACTGCCGGCTCTGCTCGGCCACGCTCGCCTCGGCGTTGGCGTAGACGACCTTGCCCTTGTTGTTGGTGAGGGTCGCGACTTCCTTCTTGATCAGCGGATGGTCGAACTTGTCGAAACGGGTCGTGTCCTTGTCCGGCAGGAGCAGGCCCACCGTGATGTCGTCGCCCTTCTCCGGGGTCGCGGAGCTGTCGCTGTCCCCGATTCCGTCGACGACACCGCACGCGGTGATCGACAGGGCCGAGACGGAGGCGGCGATCGCTATGCAGATACGGCGTAGGGCTGATGTGTGGGGGGAAAGAGGGTTCACTACTGGAGCCTTCCGAGCGGATGAGCGGCGTTGCTACCCGGGTGGCGGTAGCCAATGCCCCGGCGGCATGTCACGTCAAGCGGTTGTCGTCACAGGACGGCAACCGTTTTCCGCGCTCAGAACCCCGGCTCCTTGAGGGCGAGTTCCACCCACACCGTCTTCCCGACGTCGCGCTCCGCAACGCCCCAGGTGAGAGCGAGCAGCGAGACGAGAATCAACCCCCGCCCACACTCCCCCTCCGGCTCATTGATGAACCGGAGCTGCCGATCCCCCCTCGGGTCACTCACCTCAATACGCACGGTCTCCTCAGGAAACAGCAGCAGCCGCAACTCGAAGTCCCGCCCGGGAACACGACCGTGCGTCACGGCATTCGCCGCGAGCTCGGCGACCAGCTGCTGCGCGGTGCGGTTCACCTCGCTGTCGTACGGGTGCCCCCACGCGGCGAGTTGCAACGCGGTGAGTCGTCTGGCGAGCCGGGCACCTCGGGGGGTGGCACTCAGGCGCTGGGTGGAGATTTCGGCGTTCACGTCACTCAGCGTGGCCGGTTGTATCTACGCTGGCCAGGGGCGACGGCGCGACTCTGCGTAGCAGTACGGCTGCGGGGCGTGCGATGTCGGGCAGTCGGCCGTGACCAACGACGACGCAGGGGCGGTGACGCACGTGACGGATGAGCGGGAGCGGCGGCCGGAGACGCCGGCGGAGGCGGATGGAACCATCGAGTTGTTCCGCACGCTGGGCAGGATGCTCCGGCTGCTGCGCGAGCGGGCGGGGCTGACACAGAAGCAGTTCGGCGCCATGGTCGGATACGGGCCCGACCAGATCGGGGCGATGGAGCGGGGAGTGCGGGCACCCCGGCCGGAGTTCCTGGAGAAGGCGGACGAACTCCTCAACGCCGACGGGCTGTTGAAGGAGGCGATGGAGGACGTCGAGCAGGCGATGTCCAAGCGGCGGACCCGGCATCCGGAGTGGTACCGGAGTTACGCGGCGCTGGAGGCGGAGGCCGTCGAGCTGCACTTCTACGCCAACCATGGCATGCCGGGGCTGCTACAAACGCCGGACTACGCGCACGCCGTGTTCGTCAAGCGGCGCCCGCTGCTGAGCGAGGAGGCCATCGAGAAGCGGGTGTCGGACCGGCTGTCCCGGCAGCAGGTCTTCGAGCGCGACCCCCTGCCCGTCATCAGCTACGTGCTCGAAGAGGTCATCCTCGACCGGCCGATCGGCGGGAAGGCGGTCTTCGCGGAGCAGTTGGAGCGTCTGCTGAAGATCGGCAGCCTGCGGAACGTCGAACTCCAGGTCATGCCGACCAAGGTCGAGGAACACCCCAACCTGGGCGGTGCGTTCAACCTGCTGACGCCCCAGAAGCATGCGCAGGTGGGCTATACGGAAGCGCAGGGCTATCCAAGGCTTATCACTGACACGGAGGAAGTACGGAAGCTCGCCGAGCGCTATGGAATCATGCGGGCACTGGCCCTCAGTCCCTTGGAGTCCCGCACCTTGATCGAGAAGAAGTTGGGGGAGCTGTGAACATCGACAGGCTCGACTGGTTCAAGTCCAGCTACAGCGACGGCGAG contains:
- a CDS encoding sugar ABC transporter substrate-binding protein — protein: MNPLSPHTSALRRICIAIAASVSALSITACGVVDGIGDSDSSATPEKGDDITVGLLLPDKDTTRFDKFDHPLIKKEVATLTNNKGKVVYANAEASVAEQSRQFQKMIADKVDVILVDALDAKAIASDVQKAKDANIPVIAYDRLAQGPIDAYVSHDNELVGEVQGRAIMGELGSRAESSKVVMMNGDPDDPNTALFKKGALDELEGKVDIVEQYDTDKWSPDVAEANMGKAIEAVGVDDIAAVYAASDGLAGPVITALKAAGASRIPPVTGQDANLDAVQRIVAGDQYMTVYKPFAEEATQAARMAVFKVQGRSIEFDALTQDKVDSPTQDDIPAQLVPVIAVTQDNIEETLIQDDVYTVKEICTAEYGADCAAIGLK
- a CDS encoding ATP-binding protein, producing the protein MNAEISTQRLSATPRGARLARRLTALQLAAWGHPYDSEVNRTAQQLVAELAANAVTHGRVPGRDFELRLLLFPEETVRIEVSDPRGDRQLRFINEPEGECGRGLILVSLLALTWGVAERDVGKTVWVELALKEPGF
- a CDS encoding helix-turn-helix domain-containing protein, which gives rise to MTNDDAGAVTHVTDERERRPETPAEADGTIELFRTLGRMLRLLRERAGLTQKQFGAMVGYGPDQIGAMERGVRAPRPEFLEKADELLNADGLLKEAMEDVEQAMSKRRTRHPEWYRSYAALEAEAVELHFYANHGMPGLLQTPDYAHAVFVKRRPLLSEEAIEKRVSDRLSRQQVFERDPLPVISYVLEEVILDRPIGGKAVFAEQLERLLKIGSLRNVELQVMPTKVEEHPNLGGAFNLLTPQKHAQVGYTEAQGYPRLITDTEEVRKLAERYGIMRALALSPLESRTLIEKKLGEL